TCCATCACCGCCTATTCGGATGAAGGAGCCCGCCTGAGCCTGTACTCATTCCATTTGGATGTCATGACCGAAGGTGGGGTGCTGTTCTTGTGCAAATGTATTTTATAATTATAGAATCATCTGTTTCTTTTGCAGCAACTGACTCCGGCTTTAATCCGGACTACAAGCCGAAGCCGTGCTGGCACTGCAACATATACATAAGTTCCGTCCTCTCCCAGAGCATCTTCGCACTTGGCCTTCTGATCTTTGTGCTGTCCGTGGGATTCATTATGCTGTGGGACATTGGCCGGAACAGGTTCGTCCAGAATATCCACGATCCGGATCTGCACATAAAAACGGACAACTAGGTACTGCTGTAGCGGCCCTCTTTGGATGCACATTCTACACTCTACACTCCCCACACAGTCTCCACACAATCTGCACACACTATACACTACCCACATTCTGCCTAATTCACTTGCTTACAAATCTAATCATTGTGCCGGACTGTGGGGGCTCCGAGTGGTCAGTGGATCGTAATAATAATGTCATTGTCGTTGTCGTTCTGTTATTGTCCGTATTCTATTGTCATTGTTATTGCTATGGCCACCGAGAAGTCTCCACGAGAAAGTGCGAAGGAGAAACAGGCTATTTTCAGCGAAAGACAAAGACAAGTGATAACGTCAAGTTTTTTGGAGAAACGACATAAATCATATTTGCACGTGGGCCAGCAATGAGCGGGCCGGGGTGAGCCATTGGAGGGGAGGTGCATATAGGCCTAAGAGAACCGAGAACCGATTGGAACTATTTACTCGCAGCCCGCCGCTTTGTTTTATAGCTTTGACGATAATGCTTTATCGGGCTTCGATTGGCGGCCGGACAGCGACGAAAATTTCGaaaaatttcaattttcagTCTGATTTGCGCCACACCGCTGAACGGTCGGTCGGTCCTCTCTTTATCCATCCTCGCGCTGCAGCCCCGTATCTTTACCGTTTCGATTGCCCTCGACTCTGCGACCGGGACATGTTCAGGTTCCTGTGAAAAGGAACTCGAGCGGCAATTTCATTAATCGTTCAAGTGCCGATAAGATTATACAATTAAATGTGCGAATAATAGAGGAAATCTACGAACTACTCACCGAAAGTACGTATTGTACCACATATACGAGTATAGTATGTGTAGTACTATTTACGTGCACCTGTCTGGCATTCCGATTGTGGGAGCCACTACTATCTGGGCAGCCCCGAGCCGGCGATTGACATTGGGGTAGTTGCGGCATGCGGAAGGGGTTTTTGTGTACGAGTATATCCTTGATACTCGTAAAGTGATTACTTTCCCAGGGATTCAGGCAGTTCTTTCTGGTGTTTCTTTTAGCAAAGGCTGAATCTTCCCGAAAAAGTGTCTTCAAAATATCTAAGGTTGCTTGGAGCCTTGGCTATATTTTTTGGTCTATTGGTGGAAGAACCCtgaaattaaaattaataaaatatgATTTGTGATATGTTTTGTAATGAATCACTTGCTGAAAACTTTGCATCAAAATTTTGATAAACAAAATGATACTTTGCCAGCGGTAATCTATCCCTGACATGCGCTTATCAAGTGATCTATGTATATTTCACATATCACATGCGATATGGCTTGTAATAAATCATTTACTGAACAAGGAAATAATTTCATACATTTATTTTGAGTGCAATGATGGAATTCTATTTTATCCATCCCGAGTTCATTTAACTGATTTCATTTAACGGTTTAAAGGCCCTCGTCCGACCTGATTAGGAAGTGTTACTGATATAATATCATCCACAAAATCTGGATTCTCCGAAAATTGGAGCAGACGTCGACCAGTAATCGAAATAGAAGGAAATGGTATTTGTTAGACCAGTGAACAGGTGGTTCAAAAGAGAGTTATACTGGGCGAGAATTCTTCTTTCAAGTGGAATATTTAATTGTTGTGGGATCAGTATTCCCCGAAGCTAATCGAGTTGTCATTCTGATTATTCCGCAGCGGGTTCTGATGAAACTGTTGATCAGACCTCAACGACCGATTAGATATCATTAATGATACTCGTAACGATAATTGTCCAAGGGAGTGATTTGATCAATTGAAAGGGAGGGATGCCTTTTTCCAGTCAGACGAGTGGTCATCGTTATGCGGTAAAAATAGCCAATATCAGAACTCTTTAGAGCAGAGCACGCCCCAAACCATATAGATATCAAATTAATTTGGTCACACAATCTAATCGGGCTGCTGGCCAGACCTAATATGATCTTGAGTAGGTGCCATTATCGTTAGTTAATCAATACCCAATACCTCGAATTTCCCTATCGAGACAATTAACCAACTTTTATAGGCCCTTAACGATTGGATGTTTTCGGATCCGGAATGGAAAAGTCACGGTTACCTGGACTATTTCCAGAACATGGCGAATATCGAACGAGGAATCTTGCCCAGAAGTCAACAATAGTCCTCCGATATTCGAGGGTGTTGCATCAGTGACTTATAAACCATTTTGTATCTGTCCATTGCAGCGCTATCACTCCTGTCCACCTGTCCAGTAGCGCAATCTTATCTGTCGCATTCAATGGTTTATTGAGCTCCACGGACTAGACAGTAGCATCGGAGTAACACATCCCCACAGAGGCTGACAGgcagacaaacagacagacaggcctGAGATGACGGAAGTGCGACGTCGGGGCTCGGCTCCCCCACCGGGACACTACCTGTGCGGAATGGCCAACTGGCACCCGGCCTGGCTGCAGAAGTACGCCACCACGAAGATGTTCATGGGTGTCTACGGACTGCTAGGCACCATCCAAGCTATGTCTTATATGTATTTTATTGTTACACTGACCACGCTGGAGAAACGCTTCAAGATACCGAGCCAGACTACAGGTTCGAAGACCTCCAGAAGAAGAACTACCCTTAAGTGGGCATACTGAATACTTTACTTGATTTTACAGGAATCATACTCAGTGGCAATGAGATCTCACAGATAATGTTGTCCCTCATCTTATCGTACATTGGCGGACAGCGCAATCGTCCACGCTGGATTGCCTGGGGCATTGTCTTCTGCGGCCTGTCCTGCTACATTCTCGTCCTGCCACATTTCATCTATGGCGCTGGCCAGGATGTCCTGCAGTTCACCAAGGAGTACCAGGATAGCCTAATGAATGGCACATCGGATGCTGGTATTCCCCTCCCAGTGAGTGCCCACTAAATACCTCTCTCCCTCTATATAGTCTATTGTTTCTTCAACTCCACCAGAATGTCACATCAACGCAGAGCGAGCAACTGTGTGGCGTTGGCAAAAAGGAGGAGGGCTGCGATGACCTCTTCACCTATGTGCCCCTGGTTTTGATCTTCCTCTCGCAGTTCGTCCTGGGCGTGGGCAATACCCTGTACTACTCCCTTGGCCAGACCTATCTGGATGATAACACCAAGAAGACAAACACCCCGCTGATGCTCGCGGTAGCCATGTCCCTGAGAATGATTGGTCCAGTCGTTGGCTTCTTCTTCGGTAGGTAAACTTCGTGATTAACGAGCTTATGATACTGATTCCCTGTGGCTCCTCTCCTAGGTTATATCTCCCTAAACACCTTCATTGACCCCACGAAGACCCCGCTGATTGACAGCAAGGATCCGCGCTGGTTGGGAGCTTGGTGGCTCGGCTGGGTCATATTGGGCACTTTGATGTGTCTCTTCTCGGGTTTGATCGGACTCTTTCCCAAGCAGCTGCCGAAGGTCAACGATCCCATCAAGCACAACTCCCACCTGCCGCTGGCCATGCGCCACGAGGAGCTCAAGCGCGAGGAGAATCTCTCGCTGAGCAGTCGCTTCTCCTCGAATGCCGCCTTGGACAACATTGGAGCCGGGGCCGGTGCGAATGCGGATCTGCCCAAACTGAAAGACTTTCCCCGTGCCCTGATGCGACTGTTGCGCAACAAGCTCCTGATCTTCAACATCACCTCGGCTGTCTTCTACATTCTCGGTGCCTCCGGCTTCATGACCTTCCTCACCAAATACATGGAAGTGCAGTTCCACAAGAACTCACAGAGTGCCACCATTGTGAGTCGATTAATGTCTGTAAAAATAATGAATGAATTTCAAGGTCCAAGTTCGTTTTAGGTGGTGGGTCCTGTGTCCATTCTGGGCATGGTCGTTGGCCTAATTGGCTCTGGCCTTGTTCTGTCAAAGAAGAAGCCTGCAGTCAGCAAGGTGCTTATGTGGAACGTGATCGTGGGATGTGTCTACATCATGGGACAGATATCCTATGCCTTCCTCTACTGCCCAGACACCTTTTCCATGACTCATGTGGGCGGGTAAAACTGAAAGTCCTGAATCTCATTGCCTATTCTAATGAATTTCGTCCGACAGGCTCAACCTGACCAGTGCCTGCAACTCCAACTGCTCCTGCAGTGGTATAAGCTACACCCCAGTCTGCCACGAGCCCACGGACACCACATACTTCTCGGCCTGCCATGCGGGCTGTCAGGGCTACAACGCCGAGTCGAAGCTCTACGAGAACTGCAGTTGTCTGGCAGAAGCTGGTGTAGTACAGCCCAACGCCGCTGAGAGGCTGCTGAAACTACTGGAGCCTACCACTCAACCTCCACAACTGGACGAAACCACGGACGTCACGCTCAGTGGGAGTGGGGTGCCGCTGCTCAATGATGAAAATGACTTCGAAGATCAGTTGCTGTCGCGAGTTCGTCGATCCAGTCCAGAAGAAGTTATTCGGCCGGGGATCTGCATGCAAGGCTGCAACTGGAGCTTCTGGGTGTTCTCCATCACCTCGATGATCGTCAATTGGTTTGGGTCCTCTGGCCGTGTGGGAAATGTGCTGGTCAACTACCGGGCGGTGGAGTCTGGGGACAAGTCCTTTGCCCAGGGATTGGCCCTGATGATGATCAGTATGTTTGCCTTGATTCCGGGTCCGATTATATTCGGGCGCCTCATCGATTCCACGTGTCTGGTGTGGACGAAGACCTGCAACGGCAATGGCAATTGCCAGCTGTACGATCAGACGCGGTTCCGGTACTCCATCAACTTTTTATCCTGCTGTAAGATCACCAGGGTATTCCCGTTCTCAGGAAACGAAATCTGACCTAATTTCCTTCTCTTTAAACAGTACTCACCTTCATtggaatgttatttgattacCTGGTCTGGTACTACGGCCGGGACCTGGATATCTATGGTGACAAGGAGGCCAAGCAGGTGGAGCGGGCCAACAGGAAGGACCAGCCCATTACTCCCCTCCTAGCCAAGAAATCCGAGAGGATCCAAGAGGAATACTAAAGCTAGAGCCAATGCGTGATACTCAATTCTGAGGAATAGGGTCCTATAGGACAGGCAAGACCGAGATCCTAACATGAAACGAAAGGTAGAAGGAATTTTTAGAGTAAGTATCGGTAGAGGGAGATCCGGCAATGCCATAATTCCACCGCCATATGTACAAACCTCTCGCTGTCGTCTAGGATATTAtctattttgtttattttcgtGTTTAATTTTTCATGTTTTTTTCTACTCATTTAAGAAACACTACACCGTGAATAGCTTTAtaataaatgaaaatgaatttatatttGCATAATATAATTTAATCAAAAAAGACAAAAAGTGTTTCTAAAATGCAAGACTCGACATTATAAACCGATTTGTTTTGAAACCTAACGCGGCTTGGAATGAATCGTTTCGCCACGTAGACATTGACCACTTCTAGCTTAACTAATAGAGAAGACTTTCGCCTGGAATATGCGGCAGTAATCCAGTAACAGTATTCTATGACTGCCCAGCTTCCGGCGGCACAGCACGTAGGAGCATCGGAAAACAGATGAACTCTTTTCCACACCACCAGCATTTGGTAAAGTTCTAGGCGCGTTTTTTTTAACGTGGTATCCCCAGTAGGCCTACTCCACAGTTCTACAAAATCTCAATTGTGTCCATATGTGTGTCCCTCTATCCCTCAGATGCCTTGTGTCGTATGATTCGTGTATCCTTTGTTCCATCCATAGCTGAACAACTTTCGTGTTTCTTTTCGGTTAGGTTTTCCATCGATCCATCCCTCGATAAATGTTctacgtatgtatatgtattcgCCATCGTATAATGTGTAAGGATTCTCCGAAGTGTATTGGTGTTGCCTGGGTGATTGAGCGAAAGTCTGAATTGTGTCCTGATGTGCATCGCTTTTATCCTAAAAATGAAGAGCAGAAAATTAGGTGTACATTTCAGAatgaaaattattttttttgcggGTTTCTGAGGTAAGACACTGAAACTGAACAATTACCAATCGCTGCCTGCCTTGAGACTCGAGCCGTCCCGCCACAGAAGTACTTCTCTTCTGTGGTACCGaacatatgtacgagtatatgtgtTCAATACGTATGACCCATCCATTGTCTGCATCGTGCTGTCTAAAAAAAGGTCAatttatcaaaaaaaaaaaaaaaaaaatttacaacCACACAAATTAAGCTTACATTTgtatgggttttttttttttgcttttttttttttttttcattttttttttttttttttttttttacacttTATACTTAAATctaaaaacactttttgcTTAAAAATAGTTGAAAACAGAAAATTTAGATTTTTATGTGTTGCCTGGATGGTGCCTATTTATATACTGATATTTTCCAGTAGTCTACAACGCATCAGAAATTGTGAACTGGGGTTTCATCGGGCAAGGACTACTGGGTTTACTTTTTTGTCGAAAATATGTGGCTTTAGTTTTGTGAGAAAAGTATGCCGAGTGCTTCATGCTACATAAGCTCTTCCAGTGTTTTTCGAGGAAGACAATCCGCGGGGTCCTCCAATGGATTGAGAAATACGGATTTTGGTCCTGATATAAATATTCGCCTAGCACTGTTAATAAAAAGTTCTCTAAGAAAAACTCGCATGTTTTTGGTTCGCTTGGTTTTTcatctttttttgttgtaatttttttcacgttttattaataatgttcAAATGTATGCGGTTGTATGCGAcggtatgaaccgtcgcggcagtgtttagtgggttttgaagtcctcgaggatcgaggtatttttcgcataggccagtagttgctgtggcgtcctcttggaggcatcttccagtgatgccagcactggggcgcccaggtatctcctccttgcccttaagagagcaggacagttgcagatgagatgttctagggtttcggttgccccaggttcgtcacatttcctacaactgtctctgtttgtgattcCTAGCTTTGtcgcatgcgccgcagccaggcagtgtcccgttaatattcccactaataatctgcagtccttccgtggtaggtgcagcaggtagtggctgagtttgtcattgcgttccttgcacatgattttcgaggttctgcaggcggtggtactcctccacctacattcggtttgtgatccggcctgcttttctagatcgctttgcagcgttctgagggagacaggcacgatctcggttctcgtattcgccagcccgacgccttccttagctagtacgtccgccgtctcgttcccttcgatgccctggtggctgggaatccagtagatccgcactgactttgtcgtgcttagggtatctagtgcctccctgctcgccaagacatttctggaactgactgcggacgactgcatggatcttatcgccgcttggctgtcgacgaataggttgaccgcatcgtgtgctctttcagtgagaagagcgacctctgctgctttcctgatggcaaaaacctctgcctggaatatgctacaatggtccggtagcttatatgacagccttatctcagggtctgtacagtataggcccgctcctactcctccgtccatcttggagccgtccgtatatatattgaggtgctccgtttggtctcttccgattttccagtcttcaggtcccaaggatgcagttgtttttacgtcgaggcatgtttggggggtcatgtaatcagttgatctgttcatttcccttccaattaaactatgcccgtattcttgtggcgacatatttcctgaagcgatgaggctatgtgctgcctttcctgcagtcagacgggcgtggatgtctaggggttcgattccaagtagggtttcgagtgcttttgttggggttgacctcagcgcccctgtaatacagagcaaagcctgtcgctgagtcctttccataagcttatgatacgttttctttccagtagcttgccaccacactaagactccatacagcagagttggtcgcaccaccgagatgtaaatccaatgcatcagagccggagataggccccatgtgctgctgagcatcttcttggatgcataaagcgcaatggtggccttcttcaccctttccaatacattgggtttccatgccagtttactatccagtactgtgcccagctatttgacttgtgtttttggggttagcctagtttgattgatcttcgggggggtccatatcggtaccttgtacctcttggtaaagaggatgaggtccgtcttgtccgcgttgataccgagtcctacttcttccgcccactcgcgtatctccTTGATAccttcctttcgtatctcttgatgaggtcgtcgaccaccagattccacaggaggggcgacaggactccaccctggggtgtgcctctgtgtgcctctttcaccatggaagcggtgccccactctgattgcacccgtctgcaacctaggaggttccttatccacaggttgattgctgggtgtgtattaTACAAAAGTAATAGACCAAAATAAAAACGACGGCGGCTCGACTTATTCTCAATATACTCGTACGTATAGTTGAGAGTATGGCCTTAACAAACGCAAATTGTAATCAATAATCATCATCGGCATCGTCATCATCTCTGATGcgtttttatatatatatgtatacatatgtatatatatatgcatatatatgtatgttttttttgtgtatatatataaatagtACATCTTGTTTTGTAATGGTCTTGCTACCGATTTTCTTTTAGTTGCACACAATATAGTTTATGTTTCGTATATAATCCATTTCTGTTTCGATCTCTGAATGGGAGAGTCATTGTCCACTTGTCCCAGCTGGATGTCTGTCCGGGTTGTAAATGAACTTTCCGTTTTCCCGATAATATAATGCACATTAAAACGGGCTCTGGGAACGGATCCGATTCAGCGATTGATGTCGTTTGCTATATATAACCTTCCTCTAATCAATATATAATCAGTTGCTATTGCTGTTAAACGTAAAAGAACAGTATGTGGTGTATGGGGGTGTACTGCCTGGGTTTTTGTAAAATATGAAGAAAGCGTGGCGTTTTTGTTGTCTCTCGTCTGGCGTGCAATGCTATTCCCAAAGTCGCAGTGAAAGGCGGGCGCTAGAACGTAGCTTGGCTCAATTTATTCGACCACCTTCAGTACCTTACCAATGGCAATGGTTTTGTCTGAAAGAGAGAAAGCATTATTAAAGAAATTTGCACTTATTTTCTGCCTGCAAAAAACTCACTTTCATTTCTTAGCGTGAAGCGGCCCACTTGTGGGAAGAGCTTAAACTGTTCAAGGCAAATCATTCCGGAGCATTCGATTCGCATAATTGCAACCTGATCCTGCTTAACGAACCGTGGACGTGTTTTTGATTTGTCACCAGACTTTTTGTCGACCAAACAGATGAGGGCCTATTGAAATGTATGCATGAATTGTGTCAGAACATATGGTGCCTGAACAGGATATAAGGAGACGCACCTTTACTGTGACCTCTTCGGCAGCGCAGTGTATGTGCATGACGGCCGAGTAACCCGCACAGATAATTGATTTATGTTCTAATATAACGACCTGAGCATCAAAGATTTTTCCCGTCTTAATGGGATTAGTGGCATCGCAGAGTACAAAACCAGGCGAGACATCCTCTTCCTCGATGCCCTACAGAACAAATCACACGTTAATATACAATTATTTAAACCTAAAAAATCTGAGGATTCACTCACTTTCAGCTTGATCTTGACATTCTCGCCGGGACCAACAGATGTGACTTCAAAGTCGTCGGAGAACAGTTGATCTACGGCCACTTGTGTCTGCAAAAGAAGAATCATTAAAAATTGAGTTAAAGCCAATAGGTAAGTCGATTACATACCCTGTTTGGCATCACCAGCAAATTTTGACTCTTTCGCGCCATTCCGGACTACACTTTGCCCATCACGACTGTTCCCATATCCTTGTATTTATCGACAATGGGCATGATGAAGGGCCCGTCAGACTTGCGATTGAGTGAGGGCAGTTCGTCGATGAATGGTATGAACTCTGTACCATGGGCAGATGGACTCTGGAATTTGATCCTTTAGGCCGTAGCCGCTGAGGCCGGAGCAAGGCATAAAGGTA
The sequence above is a segment of the Drosophila miranda strain MSH22 chromosome 4, D.miranda_PacBio2.1, whole genome shotgun sequence genome. Coding sequences within it:
- the LOC108163955 gene encoding solute carrier organic anion transporter family member 74D; protein product: MTEVRRRGSAPPPGHYLCGMANWHPAWLQKYATTKMFMGVYGLLGTIQAMSYMYFIVTLTTLEKRFKIPSQTTGIILSGNEISQIMLSLILSYIGGQRNRPRWIAWGIVFCGLSCYILVLPHFIYGAGQDVLQFTKEYQDSLMNGTSDAGIPLPNVTSTQSEQLCGVGKKEEGCDDLFTYVPLVLIFLSQFVLGVGNTLYYSLGQTYLDDNTKKTNTPLMLAVAMSLRMIGPVVGFFFGYISLNTFIDPTKTPLIDSKDPRWLGAWWLGWVILGTLMCLFSGLIGLFPKQLPKVNDPIKHNSHLPLAMRHEELKREENLSLSSRFSSNAALDNIGAGAGANADLPKLKDFPRALMRLLRNKLLIFNITSAVFYILGASGFMTFLTKYMEVQFHKNSQSATIVVGPVSILGMVVGLIGSGLVLSKKKPAVSKVLMWNVIVGCVYIMGQISYAFLYCPDTFSMTHVGGLNLTSACNSNCSCSGISYTPVCHEPTDTTYFSACHAGCQGYNAESKLYENCSCLAEAGVVQPNAAERLLKLLEPTTQPPQLDETTDVTLSGSGVPLLNDENDFEDQLLSRVRRSSPEEVIRPGICMQGCNWSFWVFSITSMIVNWFGSSGRVGNVLVNYRAVESGDKSFAQGLALMMISMFALIPGPIIFGRLIDSTCLVWTKTCNGNGNCQLYDQTRFRYSINFLSCLLTFIGMLFDYLVWYYGRDLDIYGDKEAKQVERANRKDQPITPLLAKKSERIQEEY
- the LOC117185972 gene encoding uncharacterized protein LOC117185972 gives rise to the protein MKKKKKSKKKKPIQIQHDADNGWVIRIEHIYSYICSVPQKRSTSVAGRLESQGRQRLDKSDAHQDTIQTFAQSPRQHQYTSENPYTLYDGEYIYIRRTFIEGWIDGKPNRKETRKLFSYGWNKGYTNHTTQGI